In Sphingobacterium thalpophilum, a genomic segment contains:
- a CDS encoding phosphatase PAP2 family protein, translating into MKRLAFIFICWVNCLYGPVLGQESPASTLDIRILESIAETRTAPQTQTFKVLSDINNYVQIAVPVGLLVAGAVNDDKAMRQNALYVASSTAVTALVNVGLKHIFKRSRPFKKYPNFISVRTAGGYSFPSGHTSSAFATASALSRAYSKWYVVAPSLLWASSVGYSRMYLGVHFPSDVLAGAVLGTGAAFALDGLKK; encoded by the coding sequence ATGAAAAGATTAGCTTTTATTTTTATTTGTTGGGTTAACTGTCTTTATGGCCCTGTTCTAGGACAAGAAAGTCCAGCGTCTACGTTAGATATCCGGATATTGGAGTCCATAGCTGAGACTCGGACAGCGCCACAAACACAAACATTTAAAGTGCTTTCTGATATCAATAACTATGTTCAGATAGCCGTTCCTGTTGGTTTACTGGTGGCAGGTGCGGTCAACGATGATAAGGCAATGCGTCAGAATGCCCTGTATGTCGCCAGTAGTACGGCTGTAACAGCGCTAGTGAATGTTGGTTTAAAACATATCTTTAAGCGAAGTAGGCCATTTAAAAAATATCCTAATTTCATATCGGTTCGTACAGCCGGTGGGTATTCCTTTCCCTCTGGTCATACGTCATCTGCTTTTGCTACGGCTTCTGCTTTGTCTCGAGCCTACTCGAAGTGGTACGTCGTTGCGCCATCCCTTTTATGGGCGAGTAGCGTGGGATATTCAAGGATGTATTTGGGCGTACATTTTCCCTCCGATGTATTAGCAGGAGCTGTACTAGGAACGGGAGCGGCCTTTGCTTTGGATGGATTAAAGAAATAA